In Penaeus monodon isolate SGIC_2016 chromosome 7, NSTDA_Pmon_1, whole genome shotgun sequence, the following are encoded in one genomic region:
- the LOC119575643 gene encoding uncharacterized protein LOC119575643: MSEMNSEAKRLWDRVEVFRQVEESSWKILSPLLNGTTSLSHVDGSMYSVQVPDMIYKEHATEINKLGLQGLYQEDKLDLLSLVQYANLALKSLLATVHKTHSQARPESTEELKVQMGRVASLSETVNELTTKLNTLLPELMESVAVHRQQITLPVPTLESIEQDGKPNLCPPTPPLCLVNTPVANGGPKYAPLMLTPGVHKPHARGPQMDANTTPNRMLTTHSMARAARKSPKANVLYSSATHKDDSVLIVAGEEAKVPEAEEGLGIEMLTVDCRVRYQRKKQEELEALLEKYQPQHSREGKKTAIPKRIKIPKENKKPPENNKLSDCSSRVTKKILAKVEMNVKETNVRSGKALAICPDNGEDLDSSLINRVSCSIFSHTLILLNTSASHPLSLCFLPSLSLFLALSLPVFLALSLPVSCPLSPSHTPSPCVSCTHSLFLCF, encoded by the exons ATGTCTGAGATGAATAGTGAAGCAAAGAGACTCTGGGACCGTGTGGAGGTTTTCCGTCAGGTGGAGGAGTCATCATGGAAAATACTGTCTCCGCTATTGAATGGAACCACATCCTTGTCGCATGTTGATGGGTCTATGTATTCTGTTCAGGTGCCAGATATGATTTACAAGGAACATGCAACAGAAATAAATAAG CTAGGGTTGCAAGGCTTGTATCAAGAAGACAAACTAGATTTGCTGAGTCTGGTCCAATATGCCAACTTGGCCCTCAAGTCCCTTCTTGCAACTGTGCATAAAACACACTCACAGGCCAGGCCTG AGTCGACAGAGGAGCTGAAGGTCCAGATGGGTCGTGTGGCTAGCTTGAGTGAGACTGTGAATGAACTTACCACAAAGTTGAATACTCTCTTGCCTGAATTAATGGAGTCTGTTGCAGTGCACCGCCAGCAAATCACACTGCCTGTCCCCACTCTGGAGAGTATTGAGCAAG ATGGAAAGCCCAACCTCTGTCCTCCAACACCTCCTCTGTGTCTTGTCAACACACCTGTGGCCAATGGGGGGCCCAAGTATGCTCCTCTCATGCTCACCCCTG GTGTGCACAAACCTCATGCAAGAGGGCCCCAGATGGATGCTAATACCACTCCTAACAGGATGCTCACCACGCATAGTATGGCACGAGCTGCCAGAAAGTCACCCAAGGCCAATGTTCTCTATTCCTCGGCAACCCATAAAGATGACTCAGTCTTG ATTGTAGCTGGGGAAGAAGCTAAAGTTCCTGAAGCAGAGGAAGGGCTGGGAATAGAGATGCTGACAGTGGACTGTCGGGTGCGCTACCagaggaagaagcaggaggagctGGAGGCATTATTGGAAAAGTACCAACCACAGCATAGCAGAGAAG ggaagaagacagCAATccccaaaagaataaaaattcccAAAGAGAACAAGAAACCACCAGAGAACAACAAACTCTCAGACTGTAGCAGTCGTGTGACCAAGAAAATCCTGGCCAAAGTGGAAATGAACGTGAAAGAAACAAATGTTAGAAGTGGAAAGGCATTGGCTATATGTCCGGATAATGGAGAGGATCTTGACAGTTCACTGATAAACAGAGTGAGTTGTTCTATCTTCAGCCATACTCTTATTTTACTAAACACCTctgcctctcaccccctctccctgtgtttcttgccctctctctccctgtttcttgcACTTTCTCTCCCTGTgtttcttgccctctctctccctgtttcttgcCCCCTTTCTCCCT cacacactccctctccctgtgtTTCTTGCACACACTCCCTCTTCCTGTGTTTTTag
- the LOC119575644 gene encoding uncharacterized protein LOC119575644 (The sequence of the model RefSeq protein was modified relative to this genomic sequence to represent the inferred CDS: added 51 bases not found in genome assembly) — protein sequence MSYSQLAEVVATDDNDSGAAELMAESLSSTNSKEGLALDSGCAEGSGSETLLDAIERMSITPRKKSECRLPQSRPGSAKKYGTPFRSITPRLSTSYTEIPDISKDNEVTQPANSQVIKLIDFTPYGQPATNNCTPVGTPTRDPFKTPIQKPAAVGKNTDVSRQLLASLSLDKKEDNAQEVPKDLMARMSLLTQSPVRSAAIPQGSKILAKFSGLELQETSRGTHATRQMKADITETSRGAAIVELRHHTKTNLCSLIEQMQKMKQVHSEAKGVNETRARGGSKSKFLSFVEKLKAEKQQINSGSESKCLRSLSKDLEINTDKKGPQSDTLIWNKESSLKETADKIPLDSKTDFLSNMTRMQDLLGDDDDEEDTLTGSYSDSKSF from the exons ATGTCCTATTCTCAGCTGGCAGAGGTTGTGGCTACTGATGACAATGACAGTGGTGCTGCAGAACTGATGGCTGAGTCTCTTAGTAGTACAAATTCCAAGGAAGGCTTGGCACTGGATTCTG GTTGTGCTGAAGGGTCTGGCTCAGAAACGCTGTTGGATGCGATCGAGAGGATGAGCATAACTCCAAGGAAGAAAAGCGAGTGCAGACTTCCTCAAAGCAGACCAGGATCTGCAAAGAAGTATGGCACACCCTTCCGCTCCATTACCCCCAGGTTATCTACTTCTTACACAGAGATCCCAGATATTTCAAAAGACAATGAGGTAACACAACCAGCAAATTCACAAGTCATAAAATTGATTGATTTTACACCTTATGGACAACCAGCCACCAATAACTGTACACCAGTTGGGACACCAACAAGAGATCCTTTCAAAACACCCATCCAGAAACCAGCAGCTGTAGGGAAGAATACTGATGTTTCCAGGCAGCTGCTAGCATCCTTATCTCTAGACAAAAAAGAGGACAATGCCCAGGAAGTCCCAAAAGATCTTATGGCAAGGATGTCTCTGCTGACTCAGAGTCCAGTCAGAAGTGCAGCAATTCCTCAAGGATCAAAGATTCTAGCAAAATTCTCAGGACTGGAGCTGCAGGAGACATCCAGAGGCACCCATGCAACCAGGCAGATGAAAGCTGATATTACAGAAACCAGCCGGGGAGCTGCCATAGTGGAGCTTCGACACCACACAAAGACAAACCTCTGCAGTCTAATTGAACAGATGCAGAAGATGAAGCAAGTTCACTCAGAAGCAAAAGGGGTAAATGAGACCAGAGCTAGAGGGGGATCTAAGTCCAAGTTCTTATCTTTTGTAGAAAAACTGAAAGCTGAGAAACAGCAAATTAACAGTGGTAGTGAGAGCAAGTGTTTGAGGAGTCTTAGCAAAGACTTAGAGATCAACACTGATAAGAAGGGACCACAAAGTGATACACTGATCTGGAATAAAGAATCCTCATTAAAGGAAACAGCAGATAAGATTCCTCTAGACAGTAAGACAGACTTTTTAAGTAACATGACAAGAATGCAAGACCttcttggtgatgatgat